From the Micromonospora lupini genome, one window contains:
- a CDS encoding MbtH family protein produces MADEHRVVVNDEEQYALWPRHKEVPDGWRDAGCAGSRQECLDFVTRTWTDMRPRSVREHLATG; encoded by the coding sequence ATGGCTGACGAACACCGCGTGGTGGTCAACGACGAGGAGCAGTACGCCCTGTGGCCCCGGCACAAGGAGGTGCCGGACGGCTGGCGGGACGCCGGCTGCGCCGGCAGCCGCCAGGAGTGCCTGGACTTCGTGACACGCACCTGGACCGACATGCGCCCCCGCAGCGTCCGCGAACACCTCGCCACCGGCTGA
- a CDS encoding Rv0361 family membrane protein: protein MDQPPKAQRTAWIVAGAVILGCLGALALPVGGFLLWMYGGPDVDEPRAAADQFVGRLESNDDAAAYESQCSDVKARTSAAAFTAAVERIGRPVSHTMGRAAFLDEPGKSAAVTVELTGRTGQTTTLDLYLESEVGWQVCDEQFG from the coding sequence GTGGACCAACCCCCGAAGGCCCAGCGCACCGCGTGGATCGTCGCGGGTGCCGTCATTCTCGGATGCCTGGGCGCGCTGGCCCTACCGGTTGGCGGCTTCCTGCTGTGGATGTACGGCGGGCCGGACGTGGACGAGCCGCGCGCGGCGGCCGACCAGTTCGTCGGTCGGCTGGAGAGCAACGACGACGCGGCCGCGTACGAGTCCCAGTGCTCCGATGTCAAGGCACGGACCAGCGCGGCGGCTTTCACCGCCGCGGTGGAGCGCATCGGCCGGCCGGTGTCGCACACCATGGGTCGGGCCGCCTTCCTGGACGAGCCCGGGAAGAGCGCCGCCGTGACCGTCGAGTTGACCGGCCGGACGGGCCAGACCACGACGCTGGATCTGTACCTAGAATCGGAGGTCGGCTGGCAGGTGTGCGACGAGCAATTCGGCTGA
- a CDS encoding aldo/keto reductase — protein sequence MQYRTLGRTGVQVSTLVLGAMNFGKLGRTSQDEVTAIVDAALEGGINLIDTADMYSQGESEEMVGRAITGRRDDIVLATKAGMPMGDKREHRGSSRRWLVTELDNSLRRLGVDHVDLYQIHRWDPTTSDEETLSALTDLQRAGKIRYFGSSTFPAYRIVQAEWAAREHHLSRYVTEQPSYSILQRGIESHVLPVTQQYGLGVLAWSPLASGWLSGAVRAGREITTSRSAILPERFDTALPANRARMDAVEQLATLADEAGLTMIQLALGFVTAHPAVTSAIIGPRTIDHLRSQLAAADTVLSADVLDAIDAIVAPGVDLAAHEKFDTPPALLDPALRRR from the coding sequence ATGCAGTACCGCACGTTGGGTCGTACCGGTGTCCAGGTCAGCACACTCGTGCTGGGCGCCATGAACTTCGGCAAGCTGGGCCGCACCAGCCAGGACGAGGTCACCGCCATCGTCGACGCCGCCCTCGAGGGCGGGATCAACCTGATCGACACCGCCGACATGTACAGCCAGGGCGAATCGGAGGAGATGGTCGGCCGGGCGATCACCGGCCGCCGCGACGACATCGTCCTGGCCACGAAGGCCGGCATGCCGATGGGCGACAAGCGCGAGCACCGGGGCAGCTCACGCCGCTGGCTCGTCACCGAGCTGGACAACAGCCTGCGCCGCCTCGGCGTCGACCACGTCGACCTCTACCAGATCCACAGGTGGGACCCGACCACAAGCGACGAGGAGACGCTGTCGGCGTTGACCGACCTGCAGCGGGCCGGCAAGATCCGCTACTTCGGCTCGTCGACCTTCCCCGCGTACCGCATCGTGCAGGCCGAGTGGGCCGCGCGGGAGCACCACCTGAGCCGGTACGTCACCGAACAGCCCAGCTACTCGATCCTGCAACGCGGGATCGAGAGCCACGTCCTGCCGGTGACCCAGCAGTACGGCCTCGGCGTGCTGGCGTGGAGCCCGCTCGCCTCGGGCTGGCTCTCCGGCGCGGTCCGCGCGGGCCGGGAGATCACCACCAGCCGGTCGGCGATCCTGCCGGAACGCTTCGACACCGCGCTGCCGGCCAACCGGGCCAGGATGGACGCCGTCGAGCAGTTGGCCACGCTCGCCGACGAGGCCGGCCTGACGATGATCCAGCTCGCGCTCGGCTTCGTCACCGCGCACCCCGCCGTGACCAGCGCGATCATCGGCCCCCGCACGATTGACCACCTGCGCTCGCAGCTCGCCGCCGCGGACACCGTGCTCTCCGCCGACGTGCTGGACGCGATCGACGCGATCGTCGCGCCGGGCGTCGACCTCGCCGCACACGAGAAGTTCGACACCCCGCCCGCCCTGCTCGACCCGGCCCTGCGCCGCCGCTGA
- a CDS encoding TetR/AcrR family transcriptional regulator, with the protein MDGGSTAAASGRAAASRREPAPRKRADARRNEATLLDAAAAAFVASGVDVAVREIAARAGVGVGTIYRHFPTRADLIVAVYRHQVEACAEAGPALLATVGTPHAALAQWIDLFVDFLVTKHGLAEALQSDNAAFQTLHTYFLDRLVPVCAHLLDAAAAAGEIRTDLSAVELLRGVGNLCVGAGDPRYDARRMVEILIAGLHVR; encoded by the coding sequence ATCGACGGCGGATCGACTGCGGCGGCATCGGGGCGGGCGGCGGCGTCGCGGCGGGAGCCGGCGCCACGGAAGCGGGCGGACGCGCGACGCAACGAGGCGACGCTCCTGGACGCCGCCGCCGCGGCCTTCGTGGCGTCCGGCGTCGACGTTGCGGTTCGCGAGATCGCCGCCAGGGCGGGCGTCGGCGTCGGCACGATCTACCGGCACTTCCCGACGCGCGCGGACCTGATCGTGGCCGTCTACCGGCACCAGGTGGAGGCCTGCGCCGAAGCCGGTCCGGCCCTGCTGGCCACCGTTGGCACGCCGCACGCCGCCCTCGCGCAGTGGATCGACCTCTTCGTCGACTTCCTGGTCACCAAGCACGGTCTCGCCGAGGCGTTGCAGTCCGACAACGCCGCCTTCCAGACCCTGCACACCTACTTCCTCGACCGCCTGGTGCCGGTGTGCGCCCACCTGCTCGACGCGGCCGCCGCGGCGGGCGAGATCCGTACCGACCTGAGCGCCGTCGAGCTGCTGCGCGGCGTCGGCAACCTCTGCGTCGGCGCGGGCGACCCCCGCTACGACGCGCGGCGCATGGTCGAGATCCTCATCGCCGGGCTCCACGTCCGGTAG
- a CDS encoding 2-oxo acid dehydrogenase subunit E2, translating to MTDLVVPKLNNNDTTYVLLDWLAGDGEQVRAGEPIAEVETSKAAEELLSDGDGVLHRLVEVNRECAPGDVIGHVFDSEEARQRFLAAAVTPAVVPLPDVSPGGPVLTDSARELAAAHGLDDDELRGLGKSVVRRTDVERLLADRSAAPAATTEPVVVAAAAALAAGDGPEPDDPRQVHALSRAQRAVAAVVTESHREVPAALAVIKVRADAALTAARDLTRATRTLVGLPELLVKAIGGLREDHPLLFASPGDGSSVRLAEAAHVGVTIDVGTGLFIPVVRDVEELTCAEIAETLMDFRSRAGGEGFRAGELAGGTIVVSLHTDPDVVLAGPIVFPGQTCVVAIGGTQDELALDTDGQVVTRRFVNLSAVYDHRVVNGREAVAFLQAVKAALESPDQLGEE from the coding sequence GTGACTGACCTGGTCGTCCCGAAGCTCAACAACAACGACACGACGTACGTGCTGCTCGACTGGCTGGCCGGGGACGGCGAGCAGGTGCGCGCTGGCGAGCCGATCGCCGAGGTGGAGACCTCCAAGGCGGCCGAGGAGCTACTCAGCGACGGCGACGGCGTCCTGCACCGGCTCGTCGAGGTGAACCGGGAGTGCGCGCCTGGCGACGTCATCGGTCACGTCTTCGACAGCGAGGAGGCCCGGCAGCGCTTCCTCGCCGCGGCGGTCACCCCGGCTGTCGTACCCCTGCCGGACGTCTCCCCCGGCGGGCCGGTGCTCACCGACTCGGCCCGGGAACTCGCGGCGGCGCACGGGCTCGACGACGACGAGCTGCGCGGCCTCGGCAAGTCGGTCGTGCGGCGTACCGACGTGGAGCGCCTGCTGGCCGACCGGTCGGCGGCGCCCGCGGCGACGACCGAGCCTGTGGTGGTGGCCGCGGCCGCCGCGCTGGCGGCCGGCGACGGCCCGGAGCCGGACGACCCGCGCCAGGTGCACGCGCTCTCCCGCGCCCAGCGCGCGGTGGCCGCCGTGGTCACCGAGTCCCACCGGGAGGTGCCGGCGGCGCTCGCGGTGATCAAGGTCCGGGCCGACGCCGCTCTCACGGCGGCCCGCGACCTGACCCGCGCCACCCGCACCCTTGTCGGCCTGCCGGAACTGCTGGTCAAGGCCATCGGCGGGTTGCGCGAGGACCACCCGTTGCTCTTCGCCTCCCCCGGCGACGGCAGCAGCGTACGACTGGCCGAGGCGGCCCACGTCGGCGTCACCATCGACGTCGGCACGGGGCTGTTCATCCCGGTGGTCCGCGACGTGGAGGAGCTGACCTGCGCGGAGATCGCCGAGACGCTCATGGACTTCCGCTCCCGGGCCGGCGGTGAGGGCTTCCGGGCCGGTGAGCTGGCCGGCGGGACCATCGTCGTCTCCCTGCACACCGATCCCGACGTGGTGCTCGCCGGGCCTATCGTCTTCCCCGGCCAGACCTGCGTGGTGGCGATCGGCGGCACGCAGGACGAGTTGGCGCTGGACACCGACGGCCAGGTCGTGACGCGCCGGTTCGTCAACCTCAGCGCCGTCTACGACCACCGCGTGGTCAACGGGCGGGAGGCGGTCGCCTTCCTGCAAGCCGTGAAGGCGGCACTTGAGTCCCCCGACCAGCTCGGCGAGGAGTGA